One part of the Paroedura picta isolate Pp20150507F chromosome 5, Ppicta_v3.0, whole genome shotgun sequence genome encodes these proteins:
- the RPS16 gene encoding small ribosomal subunit protein uS9: MPAKGPLQSVQVFGRKKTATAVAHCKRGNGLIKVNGRPLEMIEPRTLQYKLLEPVLLLGKERFAGVDIRVRVKGGGHVAQIYAIRQSISKALVAYYQKYVDEASKKEIKDILIQYDRTLLVADPRRCESKKFGGPGARARYQKSYR, encoded by the exons ATGCCGGCCAAGGGACCCCTCCAGAGCGTGCAGGTTTTCGGAAGGAAG AAAACTGCTACTGCAGTTGCTCACTGCAAAAGAGGAAATGGCCTCATTAAGGTAAATGGAAGGCCTCTGGAAATGATAGAGCCCAGAACTCTTCAGTACAAA CTGCTTGAACCAGTGCTCCTTTTGGGAAAGGAACGCTTTGCAGGAGTTGACATCCGAGTCCGTGTGAAGGGTGGTGGTCATGTAGCACAGATATATG caattCGGCAATCTATTTCCAAAGCATTGGTGGCCTATTACCAGAAAT ATGTTGATGAAGCTTCCAAGAAGGAGATAAAGGACATCCTCATCCAGTATGATCGGACCCTGTTGGTTGCTGATCCTCGTCGTTGTGAATCCAAGAAGTTTGGTGGACCTGGTGCTCGTGCACGCTACCAGAAGTCTTACCGCTAA